A window of Ptychodera flava strain L36383 chromosome 1, AS_Pfla_20210202, whole genome shotgun sequence contains these coding sequences:
- the LOC139129758 gene encoding ankyrin-1-like produces the protein MRTWRRHCTGQHTTAVRIFQNCCCKKAPGDARNKHKITPLHRAAYNGHLRIVAILMHRGAQINRRNQNGNTAIHLAAEKGHLSVVEFLLRKGCDVNIIGEFGNTPLHFASGNGHASVTDMLLQHNAVPSVRNRDESTPLHLASIHGHTGVVRVLARRGAQIDASGEHRATPLLMACSAGKLDTVEVLLQNGALVNAATDKRNTPLHYSAGKGHTLVAEMLIQEGAAVDATDSYDATPLHHASDQGHSGVAQLLVEEGADVDAMNQYNRTPLHYAAEKGHSLVAEVLLKSGADVNATNTYSATALHLAADKGHQDVARMLIRADANVEARDKEGWAPLHFAAERGHLHIVKLLVDRDASVDAENKFKDTPLLMAAANGHLQTCDYLIRNGANVNAVGEEDEQGCKITPIHAAVSGGHIPVVEILIKSGAEVNPLEEGIITPLHLAASNGNTLMVESLIQNGADVNRESEVDGWLHRPIHVAAEEGHLAVVELLIHKGAFVNADDTDRPLHRAAANGRLPVVEMLLMKGAKIDALNRYKSTALHVSADNGHADVVQFLLERGANFSRVNVYGRTPLHYAAEKGHVSVSSILIRVGAKVNLPDENRETPMDLALRNNHADMIEYLQQKGGKNCVVQ, from the coding sequence ATGAGGACTTGGAGACGCCACTGCACAGGGCAGCATACTACGGCAGTCCGAATATTTCAGAACTGTTGCTGCAAAAAGGCGCCTGGGGATGCGAGAAACAAGCATAAGATTACACCCTTGCATCGAGCTGCGTACAACGGGCACCTGCGGATTGTGGCGATTCTGATGCACCGAGGCGCGCAGATAAATCGACGGAACCAGAACGGGAACACGGCGATTCATTTGGCGGCGGAGAAGGGCCATTTATCGGTTGTCGAGTTCTTGCTGAGGAAAGGTTGTGATGTCAACATTATCGGCGAGTTCGGCAACACGCCGCTGCACTTCGCCTCCGGCAACGGGCACGCCTCCGTGACGGATATGCTGCTTCAACACAATGCCGTCCCAAGTGTGCGGAACAGGGACGAATCGACGCCGCTGCATCTCGCCTCGATCCACGGTCACACGGGAGTTGTTAGGGTTCTGGCCAGACGCGGTGCTCAAATAGATGCGTCCGGTGAGCACCGTGCGACGCCGCTGTTGATGGCTTGTTCGGCCGGCAAACTTGACACCGTTGAAGTTCTCCTGCAGAACGGCGCACTCGTCAACGCGGCCACGGACAAACGCAACACGCCGCTCCACTATTCCGCCGGGAAGGGCCACACACTGGTGGCGGAAATGCTGATCCAGGAGGGCGCTGCGGTGGATGCGACAGACAGCTATGATGCAACTCCTCTGCATCACGCCTCTGATCAGGGCCATTCAGGTGTGGCACAATTGTTGGTAGAGGAAGGTGCCGACGTTGATGCTATGAACCAGTACAATCGCACACCTCTGCATTATGCTGCGGAGAAAGGCCATTCACTTGTCGCTGAAGTCCTTCTCAAGAGCGGAGCGGATGTCAACGCCACCAACACATACTCCGCTACAGCTCTTCATCTCGCCGCTGATAAAGGTCACCAGGATGTCGCTAGGATGCTGATCCGCGCAGATGCTAACGTCGAAGCCCGCGATAAGGAGGGCTGGGCGCCGTTGCACTTTGCTGCCGAAAGAGGGCACTTGCATATCGTGAAGTTGTTAGTCGACAGAGATGCCTCGGTCGATGCTGAGAATAAATTCAAAGATACACCTTTGCTTATGGCCGCCGCAAACGGCCATCTTCAAACCTGCGACTACTTGATCCGCAATGGCGCAAACGTGAATGCTGTCGGTGAGGAGGACGAGCAAGGTTGCAAGATAACTCCAATACACGCTGCTGTCTCTGGCGGCCACATCCCAGTCGTCGAGATCCTGATTAAGAGCGGCGCTGAGGTAAACCCGTTGGAAGAAGGAATAATTACACCGCTGCATCTCGCCGCTTCCAACGGCAACACTTTGATGGTCGAGAGCCTCATCCAAAACGGCGCCGACGTGAATAGGGAATCCGAAGTTGACGGTTGGCTTCATCGGCCAATCCACGTCGCGGCAGAGGAAGGTCACCTTGCCGTTGTCGAGTTACTCATCCACAAAGGGGCCTTCGTCAACGCCGATGACACGGACAGGCCGCTGCACCGCGCGGCCGCAAACGGCAGACTTCCAGTGGTGGAGATGCTGTTGATGAAGGGTGCGAAGATAGACGCCCTCAACCGCTACAAATCGACCGCCCTGCACGTCTCGGCGGATAACGGACATGCCGACGTGGTGCAGTTTCTGCTCGAACGAGGCGCCAACTTCTCGCGCGTCAATGTGTATGGCCGCACGCCGTTGCACTACGCGGCCGAGAAGGGACACGTCAGTGTCTCAAGCATCTTGATCAGGGTCGGGGCAAAGGTCAACCTGCCGGACGAAAATCGCGAAACGCCAATGGACCTGGCCTTGAGGAATAACCATGCGGATATGATTGAATACCTGCAGCAGAAAGGCGGCAAAAATTGCGTGGTTCAGTGA